The Chiroxiphia lanceolata isolate bChiLan1 chromosome 12, bChiLan1.pri, whole genome shotgun sequence genome window below encodes:
- the NMB gene encoding neuromedin-B, translating to MALRCLLLLLCGAALGPAVHLDFAEHRSQAAKIKVNPRGNLWATGHFMGKKSVTGSPHLESPEEPAMPMVFGPSLRALLEDMMELLTRELLKILLQERLLDENQGKYDLTNQETGLLTKVLEKYFSN from the exons ATGGCGCTGcgctgcctcctgctgctgctctgcggAGCCGCGCTGGGACCCGCCGTGCATCTCGACTTCGCCGAGCACCGCAGCCAGGCCGCCAAGATCAAGGTCAACCCCCGCGGAAACCTCTGGGCCACAG GTCACTTCATGGGGAAGAAGAGTGTCACGGGGTCCCCGCACCTGGAGTCGCCGGAGGAACCTGCAATGCCGATGGTCTTCGGTCCCTCCCTCCGAGCCTTGCTGGAGGACATGATGGAACTGCTGACCCGGGAGCTCCTGAAAATCCTCTTGCAGGAAAGACTGTTGGATGAGAACCAAGGGAAATATGACCTCACTAACCAG GAGACTGGGCTTTTAACAAAGGTGCTGGAGAAGTACTTTTCAAACTGA